The segment ATGTCATTAACCTTCATTTACGTCACCACCCAATTCTTTACCCTTAACAACAAATTTGCATTTGATTGGAAGTTTATGGCTTGCAAGACGCATAGCTTCACGAGCTGTAGCTTCTGGCACACCGTCCATTTCAAACATTACACGACCTGGTTTAACTACTGCTACCCAGTATTCAGGAGAACCTTTACCGGAACCCATACGAGTACCAGCTGGTTTAGCTGTGATTGGTTTGTCAGGGAAAATTTTAATCCATACTTTACCACCACGTTTGATATAACGAGTCATAGCAATACGGGCAGCTTCGATTTGACGGTTAGTGATCCAAGATGGTTCGCATGCTACCAAGCCGAACTCACCATGAGACACTGTATTACCGCGCATAGCACGACCTTTCATACGGCCGCGGAATTGCTTACGATGTTTTACGCGCTTTGGAATAAGCATTACTTGCCACCTTCTTCCTTCTTAGCAGGTTGTTTTGCTTCTGGCAAAACTTCACCTTTGTAAATCCATACTTTAATGCCGATACAACCATATGTTGTATGAGCTTCAGCAGTACCGTAGTCGATGTCTGCACGAAGTGTATGCAAAGGAATAGAACCTTCACGGTAGGATTCGCTACGAGCGATTTCAGCACCGCCAAGACGACCGCTTACCATGATTTTAATACCTTTTGCACCTAAGCGCATTGTACGACCTACAGCTTGTTTCATTGCACGACGGAAACCGATACGGCGTTCCAATTGGCTAGCAATGTTTTCTGCAACCAAGATTGCATCCATGTCTGCTTGTTTAATTTCTGCGATGTTAACGTCCACTTGTTTGTCAGTGAAACGAGTCATTGCTTTTTTGATATCTTCGATACCAGCACCACCACGACCGATAACCATACCTGGTTTTGCAGTGTGGATAGTCAATTTAATACGTTTATTTGTACGCTCGATTTCAATGCGGGAAATACCAGCAATGAAAAGGGTTTCTTTCAAGAAGTTACGAATTTTTACGTCTTCATGAAGATTAGCAGCGAAATCTTTATCTGCATACCATTTTGCGTCCCAATCTTTTACGATACCGACACGCAAACCGTGTGGATTAACTTTTTGACCCACTCTGTTTCCCTCCTTCTTAAGCTCTTTCTTTAACTACTACTGTTACATGGCTAGTGCGTTTCAAAATTTTGAAAGCTTGACCACGGGAACGAGGATGAATGCGTTTTAATGTAGGGCCTTGATCAACGAAGATCTCGGATACGTAAAGATTGTCAACATTCATATCGAAATTATGTTCAGCGTTTGCGATTGCAGAACGCATAACTTTTTCTACTACATCAGCGCCAACTTTCGGAGTGAACTTCAAGATGGCAAATGCTTCGCCGATGTTTTTACCGCGCACTAAATCTGCAACGATACGGATTTTACGAGGCGCGATTCGGATATGTCTAGCGATTGCTTTTGCTTCCATGTATTATTTCCTCCTATTTTTTGCCTGTAGATTTTTCGTCCTTACCGTGACCTTTGAAAGTACGTGTAGGAGCGAACTCACCTAATTTATGACCTACCATATCTTCTGTAATGAATACAGGTACATGTTTGCGACCATCATGCACAGCAATTGTGTGGCCTACAAAACTTGGGATAATAGTAGAGGCACGGGACCAGGTTTTTACAACTTTCTTTTCGTTAGTTTCGTTTAAAGCTTCAACTTTCTTAAGCAAATGATCTGCTACGAAAGGGCCTTTTTTAATAGATCTGGACACTATTTTATCTCCTTTCCTTTATCCTATTTTGTACGACGTTTAATGATTAAGCTGTTAGAAGCTTTTTTCTTGTCGCGAGTTTTAACACCATGTGCTGGTTTGCCCCAAGGTGTAACAGGATGTTTACGACCAACAGGAGATTTACCTTCACCACCACCATGTGGATGGTCACAAGGGTTCATTACAACACCACGGTTGCCAGGGCGAACGCCCATCCAACGATGACGACCAGCTTTACCAATTACAAGGTTGCTGTGGTCAGCGTTACCAACAACACCTACTGTTGCACGGCACTCTTGACGAACACGACGCATTTCACCAGATGGTAAACGAAGAATAGCGTAGCCATTATCTTTACCCATCAATTGAGCAGATGTACCAGCGGAACGAACGATTTGGCCACCTTTACCGATTTTCAATTCGATATTGT is part of the Veillonella nakazawae genome and harbors:
- the rplP gene encoding 50S ribosomal protein L16, which produces MLIPKRVKHRKQFRGRMKGRAMRGNTVSHGEFGLVACEPSWITNRQIEAARIAMTRYIKRGGKVWIKIFPDKPITAKPAGTRMGSGKGSPEYWVAVVKPGRVMFEMDGVPEATAREAMRLASHKLPIKCKFVVKGKELGGDVNEG
- the rpsC gene encoding 30S ribosomal protein S3; this translates as MGQKVNPHGLRVGIVKDWDAKWYADKDFAANLHEDVKIRNFLKETLFIAGISRIEIERTNKRIKLTIHTAKPGMVIGRGGAGIEDIKKAMTRFTDKQVDVNIAEIKQADMDAILVAENIASQLERRIGFRRAMKQAVGRTMRLGAKGIKIMVSGRLGGAEIARSESYREGSIPLHTLRADIDYGTAEAHTTYGCIGIKVWIYKGEVLPEAKQPAKKEEGGK
- the rplV gene encoding 50S ribosomal protein L22, yielding MEAKAIARHIRIAPRKIRIVADLVRGKNIGEAFAILKFTPKVGADVVEKVMRSAIANAEHNFDMNVDNLYVSEIFVDQGPTLKRIHPRSRGQAFKILKRTSHVTVVVKERA
- the rpsS gene encoding 30S ribosomal protein S19; this translates as MSRSIKKGPFVADHLLKKVEALNETNEKKVVKTWSRASTIIPSFVGHTIAVHDGRKHVPVFITEDMVGHKLGEFAPTRTFKGHGKDEKSTGKK